Within the Armatimonadota bacterium genome, the region CCCCGAACCCGAGTGCGGCCAGCGCTTCTTCCACCGCGGCCTGCACCGTGGTCGGCTTCCTGGCGACGAACAGCGCGCGCCAACCCGCGCACTGCGGCCCGCTGGAGAACGCGCTCGCAACGCGCGCATCGTCTCCGACGTATCTCAGGTCCTCATCTACGAAGACGAGGAACGGCTCGCCCCGGCCGCTCCGGGATATGAGCAGGTTCGTCCTCTCCTTGGTGAAGAGGCCCACGCCGCCGACGGGCACCCCATAGAGTATCACCGTGTCGCGGTCGGGACTCTCGACTCGAACGTCGCACCCTTCCAGTTTCCTTTGAAGACGCTGCTTGATCTGGGGCATTGGGAACTCCTTGCAGTACGCCTCTCAGCTCTCCCGAGGCCGGGACCGCGCCGCCAAGTCCGACCAGCGCTCGCAGGCGATCCACGGGTCACCAAGGTCGAGCAGGCGGCGCCCCTTTGTGTCCTCGATCACATCCCAGGAGCAGCGGTATCTGTCCTCCTCCGCCGCTACGCGCCTGATCACCTCGCCCCGCACGCGCGCCCTGCCGAGCGCGGGCGGCTCAGTCACCGCGGTCTCAGGGTCGCCGACGCCCTCCACCCGATGGTTCAGCGTGCCGGACGAGTCCATCGAGGCGAAGACCCCATCCGAGGCTATCTGCCCGTACCGCGCGTCAATCTCACAGATCTCATGGCGGAAGCGGGAATCACCCCCGCCGGCCGGAGCATCCGGTTCGCCGGGTGCCGGACACCGGCCGGCCGCCTGGGGAGCGAGCCATGCCGGGACCTCCATCTCGAGCAGGCCCCCGGTCGCCTGGTCGAGTCCTCTGCGGATAGCCCGGTAGAACCGCGCGCGCCTCATGACGGGATCGTCGTTCTCCTCGCCGGGAGTCTCCCGAGAAACGTCCGGGGCGGCCTCGGGGGCAACCATCCTGCTCCAGTCCACGCCGCGCTCGCGCGCGAAGTTGCTGTAGAGCGAGTGCTTGATAGCCCAGTCGAGCGTCCTGTCCACCGACCCGGGCGCGCACTCCAGCCGGTCCAGTATGCTTCGCCATGCCACGCAGACCGCGGGTGCCCAGTCCGGCATGAACGGCGCTCCGGAGTTCGACTCCGCAAGTTCCAGATAGTGCCGCTGCACGCGGAGGGCCGTAAGCGGCTCTCCGCAGAGGCCCTTGACCTCAGCCCGGCAGTTGACATCGCCTGAGAACCGCTGCATCGCGACGAGCGGGTCCACGAACCGCACCGCGTCGCCCGGCCTGAGGCCACCCTCGATCATGGCGACGACGAGCGCAGTAGCACCGATCTTGAGGAATGAGGCGGTCTGGGAGCAGAGGCTCTCGCCGCACAACAGGTGCAGGCGGTTGTGCCCCCTGCAGAGCGGCTCGTTCTTCGTGTGGAAGATGCCGCGGTCCATTGTGGACTCGTTCGAGACGGCCCGCATCATGTGGGGCACACGGGGCGACAGGATGAACCGCAGCCTGGACGACGTGTTGTCGAAGCCGCCCGCCCCGGTGTACACCAGGCGCGTCACGAGGTGAGGTATGATCTGCATGGAAAGCTCGTCCGGGTCCGCACGGTGCAGGTAGCTCTCGTGGCATCCCCACGTAGCGCCGCTCGAGTAGCAGACGTTGGATCGAAGGAAGAACGCCTCTGAGACCTCGGCACTCGACGAGACCATGCGTTCACGGAGCGACGCGAGTATCCGCTCGCCCGCCGAGACATGGCGCACCGCTTCCCAGGGGTTCGTGCACTCGGGCGTAGCGTACTCCGGGTGGAGCCCGCAGTCCACGTACATGCAGGCCCCGTTCTGCAGATACAGGCGGCTGTCCATGTGGCCCTTCAGGTGCGGCAGGCCGGAAGCTGCGGCGCGCCACAGCAACCCGACCGAGCCCTCCGGCGGGAGGCATCGCTTCCGCTCGTCCAGGGCCGCGAAGGCGTACTCGGTCTCGACGCCGAACATCCGGCCGGCCATCTCATTCGCCTCCCTGCTGCCTGGTCGAGTTCAGAAACGCCAAGCTGTTACCGGAGAGGGCGCGGTTGATCGCGTCCAGGCCGGCCTCGACGTGCGACTCGCCGCTTCGCCTGAGTTCGGCCACGTCGGCGCCACCCCCGGCGCCTCCCAGCGCGGGCCGGGTTCGCTCGGGCCTCTGTCGTTCATCGCTTCTCATCGTCTCGAATCCTCCTTTCGTGTTTCATCAGCCGCGGGTGCGGACGTAGGTTACGCGCCTCTCAGGGGCGCCGTCGGGATCGGTGGCCCCCAAGGCATCCAGAATCTCATCGAGCGGCGGGGCTCCCTCGAACAGCCCGCCGGTCTCACGCTTGGTGAATCGGATGGGGGACGGCATGTTCAAGGTTCTGTATTCCGGCCACCATCCCGAGGTCCTCATCCTGAACCGGACTGAGTCCCAATCCACCCGATCCACCACCCCGGGGCCGGCAGTTCGGAGGAGCATGGCCCGCGTGTAGGCGCGGGTGTCTTCGGGCGGGTTTTCGGTGAAGCTCTCGATCTCTTCGTCGGTGACTAGCCTCTCCACGAGCCCGGCGTTCTCGCAGGCCCAGTAGAGCCCCTCGAACGGGTCGAGGTTGCTGTAGGCGAGGTCGAGTCGCCTCGTCTCGGGAGAGTCCCAGTCGAGCCGCGAATACTCGTCCATCGCGCGCTCGATGAGCGACAGCTTCAACACCCAGTCAAGCCGCGGCATCAGTGAGTCCATGTCGTTCGCCTTCAGCTTCGCCAGGGTGTCGCCCCAGAGATCGAGTATCGAGGAGGCTTCCGGGACCAGCCCGTCGCAGCCGCCGCTCTCGACGAACCGCGCGGCCATCTCGCAGAACCGCATCTGCAGTTCGACGGCCGTGACCGGAT harbors:
- a CDS encoding proteasome accessory factor PafA2 family protein, yielding MAGRMFGVETEYAFAALDERKRCLPPEGSVGLLWRAAASGLPHLKGHMDSRLYLQNGACMYVDCGLHPEYATPECTNPWEAVRHVSAGERILASLRERMVSSSAEVSEAFFLRSNVCYSSGATWGCHESYLHRADPDELSMQIIPHLVTRLVYTGAGGFDNTSSRLRFILSPRVPHMMRAVSNESTMDRGIFHTKNEPLCRGHNRLHLLCGESLCSQTASFLKIGATALVVAMIEGGLRPGDAVRFVDPLVAMQRFSGDVNCRAEVKGLCGEPLTALRVQRHYLELAESNSGAPFMPDWAPAVCVAWRSILDRLECAPGSVDRTLDWAIKHSLYSNFARERGVDWSRMVAPEAAPDVSRETPGEENDDPVMRRARFYRAIRRGLDQATGGLLEMEVPAWLAPQAAGRCPAPGEPDAPAGGGDSRFRHEICEIDARYGQIASDGVFASMDSSGTLNHRVEGVGDPETAVTEPPALGRARVRGEVIRRVAAEEDRYRCSWDVIEDTKGRRLLDLGDPWIACERWSDLAARSRPRES